The following nucleotide sequence is from Pseudomonas putida S13.1.2.
GTTTTACCGCTGCAGCCAGGTCGGCGTGATAGATACCGAGGAACAGCAGCGCCGGCATGCAGACGTTGAACACCAACTGCGAGGCGACGCGGTTGAAATTGTCGTCGATCAGGTGAATGCGTTTGAGCAGCACGCCCATGAACAGCATGGCGAAGACAGGTGCCGTGATGTTCAGCGTCTGGATAAGAAGGGCGAGCATGCGCAAGCGATCCTGGAGAGGTTGCCGTTAGGTGGCTAATGATACGCCAACGGCCGTTAGTTGCGGGGATCAGGTGCGGTAAAGAGACGTTTCCGACTGTGCCGGCCCTATCGCCGGCAAGCCAGCTCCCACAGGTATTGCATACATACCGGAACCTGCGGGGCCCCTGTGGGAGCTGGCTTGCCGGCGATGAGGCCGGTACAGGCAAAAGGGATCAGCGCCGGACCGGGCGCTTCTGCAGCTTGCGTTGCAAGGTCCGCCGGTGCATGCCCAGCGCCCGTGCGGTGGCCGAAATGTTGCCCTCGTGCTCGTTCAACACGCGCTGGATGTGTTCCCACTGCAGGCGGTCGACCGACATCGGGTTTTCCGGCACCAGGGTATCCAGGTCGGTGTGTTCGGACAGCAACGCGGCCAGCACGTCGTCGGCGTCAGCCGGCTTGCACAGGTAATTGCAGGCACCGCGCTTGACCGCTTCCACAGCGGTGGCAATGCTCGAGTAACCGGTCAGGATCACCACGCGCATTTCCGGGTCCAGCTCCAGCAGCTTGGGCAGCAGCACAAGGCCGGAGTCACCGTCCATCTTCAGGTCCAGCGTGGCGTAGTCCGGCAGGTCCTGCTGCGCCAGGATCAAGCCTTCTTCGGCAGAACTGGCGGTGCTCACGCGGAAACCGCGACGGCTCATGGCCCGGGCCATGACCCGGGTGAAGGTGGCATCGTCATCCACCAACAGCAGGTGCGGCAGCTCTTCGCTTTCGACCTGGTTTTCTTCGCTCATCATTCATCTCCTCGCTTGCCATAGGGCAGGCGCAATTCGGTCAGGGTGCCACCCTGTTCATGACTATAGAGTTTCACCGAACCGCCCGCACGGGTCACGCTGGCCTTGCTCAAGAACAGGCCCAGGCCGAAGCCTTTGCCCTTGGTGGTAATGAAGGGTTTGCCGATGGCTTCGGCGATGGCCGGCGGTACGCCAGGGCCACGGTCGCGGATACTGATGACAATGTCCTGGGCGTCCCAGTCCAGGCGCACTTCCAGGTCATCGGGGCAGGCATCGGCAGCATTGTTCAACAGGTTCAGCAGCGCTTGGGTCAGGTCGGGTGGTGGCGTCAGGCGCGGCACTTTGCCATCGCGCAGCCGCTGGAAGCGGTAGCTCGCTTCCGGGCGCATCAGGTGCCAACGGTTCAGCGCCTCGTCCAGCCAGGCGGTCACATCCTGTTCCACGATCGCCAGCCGGCGGTTGGCTTCGGCGGCGCGCACCAGCTGCTGCAAGGTCTCTTTGCACAACTTTACCTGGTCCTGAAGAATCTGCAGGTCTTCCTGCAGCAACGGGTCGGTGTGGTCCTGGCGCATTTCATTGATCAGCACGCTCATGGTCGCCAGCGGCGTGCCCAGCTCATGGGCGGCACCGGCGGCCTGGGTGGCCACGGCCAGCAGTTGCTCGTCGCGCAGGCTTTCTTCACGCCGTTCGGAGCGCAGCTGCTCCTGGCGGCGCAGCTCTTCGGCCATGCGTGCGGCAAAGAAGGTAATCACCGCCGCAGCCAGGGCAATGCTCAGCCACATGCCGTAGACCTGCATCTTGTCCCGCGCCATGGGCAGGCCTTCAAGCGGGTAGAACTGCACCAGCAGCAGGCTGTAGGCGGTCAGGGCGATACCCGAAAGAATCAGCGAATACAGCCACGGCAAGGTCACCGCGGCAATCGCCAGCGGTACCAGGTAATACGACACGAACGGGTTGGTCGAGCCACCGGAGTAATACAGCAAGGCACTGTGGATCAGCAGGTCACAGGCCAGCTGCAGGGCGTACTCCATTTCGGTGACCGGCAGCGACAGGCGCAAGCGCAGCGCCGTGAAGGCACACAGCAGCGAGGACAACGCCAAGGTGCCGGC
It contains:
- a CDS encoding ATP-binding protein; this translates as MLAAVQPLSATRQNLWRLTVIRVLVLAAQAGSVGVAYWTELLPLPWLSLAGTLALSSLLCAFTALRLRLSLPVTEMEYALQLACDLLIHSALLYYSGGSTNPFVSYYLVPLAIAAVTLPWLYSLILSGIALTAYSLLLVQFYPLEGLPMARDKMQVYGMWLSIALAAAVITFFAARMAEELRRQEQLRSERREESLRDEQLLAVATQAAGAAHELGTPLATMSVLINEMRQDHTDPLLQEDLQILQDQVKLCKETLQQLVRAAEANRRLAIVEQDVTAWLDEALNRWHLMRPEASYRFQRLRDGKVPRLTPPPDLTQALLNLLNNAADACPDDLEVRLDWDAQDIVISIRDRGPGVPPAIAEAIGKPFITTKGKGFGLGLFLSKASVTRAGGSVKLYSHEQGGTLTELRLPYGKRGDE
- a CDS encoding response regulator transcription factor, encoding MSEENQVESEELPHLLLVDDDATFTRVMARAMSRRGFRVSTASSAEEGLILAQQDLPDYATLDLKMDGDSGLVLLPKLLELDPEMRVVILTGYSSIATAVEAVKRGACNYLCKPADADDVLAALLSEHTDLDTLVPENPMSVDRLQWEHIQRVLNEHEGNISATARALGMHRRTLQRKLQKRPVRR